CATAACAGACAAGGAAATGGAAGTTGTGGTGATTTATCAACAAGTAGAACCATCAACGCCAGCAAAGACACCCCAGGAATTAGGATGGCCGCCAGGATTTTTTGAGCAGACAGCCGGTTCGTTAGCGGATGATCCCATCCAAAGATATCCCCAAGGTGAATATGACACGAGGGAGCAGTTTGAGTGAGATATTTGTTAGATACTAATGCCTGCATTGTTTATCTGAACCGTCCTATGTCTGGTGTCAGGCAAAGGCTAGAGTCGTTATCACCAGCAGATATAGCTGTTTGTTCGGTTGTCAAAGCCGAACTGTTTTATGGTTCAATGCGAAGCAATAATCCTACTCGGACTCTAGCATTACAAGAAGTGTTTTTAAATAATTTTGTCTCCTTACCTTTCGACGATAGAGCAGCAAGGATTTTTGGTACTATCCGGGCAGAGTTAGCATCCCTTGGTTCACCAATTGGCCCTTATGACTTGCAGATTGCGGCGATCGCAGTTGTGAATAACTTAACATTAGTCACACATAACACAAGAGAATTTAGTCGTGTTAGTGGACTGGTGATTGAAGATTGGGAGCAACAGCAATGATATTCCCTGTGGTTCCAGTCATAGGTATGGTTTTATGTTTTGTTCATGAACTTGTGCATGAAGGTGTTGCTGTTGTTCAAGGACGAAAGTATTGACAAAGTGTCCCTAGAATGCACATATCTTTGCGGATACCCAACAAGTGCATATCTTGTTTAGATTGTGGGGACAAATGAATAAACACTCAAGCTCTGCATCTTGGCTTGATCAGCAGCTTCAATACCTGCTTGAGAATCTTCAATTACTAAGCATTTACATGGTGCAATTCTCATCCTGTCGGCAACCAATAAAAAAGGTTCTGGATTTGGCTTGCCTAACTGAACATCTTCACCAGTGATAATTTCTTCAAAATATTCAGATAAATTTAGACTGCGAATAACGTAATTAACAGAAGTAGCTGAACCACTGGAGACAACTGCAAGACGGTAACAACAACTCAGTAAGGGAACTAAACGAGCTGAGGCTAATGGGCGTAGTTGCTCCGAAGAAATTAAGTCAAACATAATTTCCTTCTTGCGCTGATGCAATTGAAGCAAGTCACCACTGTAGTTTTGTCCATCCAGTAATTTTTTTAATGTTTCACTGGCTTTACCACCAGAACAGCTATAGAAAAAGTCGCGCTCTAATGTTAGCCCAACTTCGTTGAATGCTCGTTTATAAGCTTCATAATGCAAAGGCATTGTATCAGCTAATACCCCATCGCAGTCAAAAATCACTGCTTCAATATTGTTGTTAAATTCCATAGTTTTCTCAAGTTGTT
Above is a window of Nostoc sp. MS1 DNA encoding:
- the vapC gene encoding type II toxin-antitoxin system tRNA(fMet)-specific endonuclease VapC yields the protein MRYLLDTNACIVYLNRPMSGVRQRLESLSPADIAVCSVVKAELFYGSMRSNNPTRTLALQEVFLNNFVSLPFDDRAARIFGTIRAELASLGSPIGPYDLQIAAIAVVNNLTLVTHNTREFSRVSGLVIEDWEQQQ
- a CDS encoding HAD family hydrolase, giving the protein MEFNNNIEAVIFDCDGVLADTMPLHYEAYKRAFNEVGLTLERDFFYSCSGGKASETLKKLLDGQNYSGDLLQLHQRKKEIMFDLISSEQLRPLASARLVPLLSCCYRLAVVSSGSATSVNYVIRSLNLSEYFEEIITGEDVQLGKPNPEPFLLVADRMRIAPCKCLVIEDSQAGIEAADQAKMQSLSVYSFVPTI